From Paenibacillus sp. PvR098:
TCGGGAGCTGTGTGAACAGGCCGGTATTAAAGCGGACTTCGAACTGAAAAAAATAGTTACGAAAGGAGATCGGATTCTCGATGTAACGCTTTCCAAGGTTGGCGGTAAAGGTTTGTTCGTCAAGGAAATCGAACAAGCTCTCCTTGATGGTGAAATCGATCTGGCCGTACATAGTATGAAAGATATGCCCTTTGAGCTTCCGGAAGGATTAGTGATTGGCGCCATACCGGAACGAGAAGATCCACGCGACGCATTGATTACACTTGGGGGTCGAGGAATAGACGAGCTTCCCATGGGCGCTAAGGTCGGTACAAGCAGCCTGCGCCGCTCAAGCCAATTGCAGCACCATCGGCCGGACCTGCAGATTGAGCCGGTACGCGGCAACATTGATTCACGGCTGCGCAAGCTGGAGACGGAAGGCTTCGATGCCATCGTTTTGGCCGCGGCGGGTTTACGTCGGGTTGGCTGGGAGGATCGCATCAGCGCTTACTTGCCTCCTGAGTTGTGTCTGCCTGCCGTCGGACAGGGTGCGTTGTGTCTCGAGTGCCGCAGCGATGACAAGTTTGTGGTTGACCTGCTTTCCGAGTACCGTCATGAGCCTACAGCCATTGCAGTACGGGCAGAACGAAGCTTCCTGGGCCGCTTGAACGGGGGCTGCCAGGTTCCGATTGGTGCTTATGCACAGCTGGGCAGCGTCAACAACGAGGGCAAACCGGAAATCGCGCTGACCGGCATGGTTGGATCGCCTGACGGTAAACAGATGCTTAAGGAAACCATGACCGGGACTGATCCGGAAGAGCTGGGATTAGCTTTAGCCGAGGCGTTAATCGCCAAAGGTGCCGCAGAGTTGCTATTAATCGCTGGGGAATAGGGGAGAAACGGTTGTGAAAAAGGGTGTCGTTTATCTTGTCGGTGCCGGACCTGGCGATCCGAAGCTGATTACGTTAAGAGGTCTGGAGGCGATACAGCGGGCCGATGTGGTTGTTTACGACAGACTCGCCAGCCCGCGTCTCCTGAAGCATATGAAGGCCGGTGCGGAGAAAATTTTTGTGGGCAAGCTGCCTGATAAGCATATGTTGAAGCAGGAAGAAATAAACCAACTGCTGGTGGATCTTGCTCTTCAAGGGAAAACCGTGACTCGGCTCAAGGGCGGGGATCCGAGTGTGTTCGGACGCGTGGGAGAGGAAGCGGAGCTGCTGGCGGAGAACGGGATCAAGTTTGAGATCGTTCCCGGCATTACATCGGCCATTGCCGTACCCGCTTATGCAGGTATCCCGGTGACGCATCGGGATTTTACCTCCTCATTTTCCATCGTCACAGGTCATGAGTATAAGAATAAAACCTACTCCAGCGTCAATTGGGAGAACCTGGCTCAAGCATCGGGCACGCTTATTTTTTTAATGGGCGTGGCTAATCTGGAGCATATATGCACGCAGCTTATCCAAGGCGGTAAATCTCCGAAAACGCCTGTTGCAATCATCCGGTGGGGAACATGGATGGAGCAGGAGACGTTGACGGGCACGTTGATCGACATTGTGGAAAAGGTGAGAGCGGCCAATTTCCAATCGCCTGCGGTTACGATCGTTGGGGAGGTCGTCAAGTTGCGTGACAAGCTCGCTTGGTTCGAGCATAAGCCGCTCTTCGGGCGGCGCATCCTGGTGACCCGTGCGCGCAGTCAAGCCAGCGACTTGGTCAGCCAAATTGATGAGCTGGGCGGCGAAGCCGTGGAGTTTCCGGTGATTCGTACGCAGCAAACAAGCGATCCCGGCGCTCAAGTACTACGAGATGAGGCTATAGGCTCCCTCGAGCAATTCGACTGGGTCATATTTACGAGCGTAAACGGTGTGGAGTCCTTCTTCCAAAGAATGCGTGAGCTGCATAAGGATATACGCTCGCTTGCGAAAGCGCGTATTGCCGCCGTTGGTCCGAAAACGGCGGAAGCATTGGAAGAGCGAGGTTTGATGGTCGAAACGACCCCCTCCCGGTATCAAGGGGATGCGCTTCCTGACGCACTGGCAGGCAAACTGCAGCCGGGTCAGCGGGTACTTCTAGCGACAGCCAATATCGCTCGGGATGTTCTGCCGAGCAAGCTAAAGGAGCTCGGCTTACACGTAACCAAAATCGATGTTTACGAGACGGTGCTGGAAACCGATGGCGGAGAAGACATCATCGAACTGCTAAAGCAAAACAAAATTCATACCGCTACTTTTACAAGCTCATCTACGGTAACGAATCTGCTTTATGCATTAAAGGAGCTTGGTGAACAAGAGCCGGTTGAACTGCTGCGTGGCTGCAGCATTGCTTGTATCGGTCCGCTTACAGCTCAAACCGCCTCAGAGACGGGACTGCATGTGGACTATATAGCCGAAGAAGCAACGGTCTCGTCACTCGTAGCCAGCTTATATCAACAGGATGGCGGCGAATAAGCCGACAAATGGTGCAAGGAGGAGAATCTATGAGTTTCCCGCTCGTTCGAAATCGGAGACTGCGTACGTCTCATGCGCTACGTCATTTGGTGAGAGAACACGCTGTTTCCGTTCATGATCTGATTTACCCCATATTTGTGACACACGGTTCCGGGATCAAGGAAGAAATCAGCTCGATGCCAGGAGTATATCATTTATCGATGGACCGGTTGGAGGAAGAGATTCGTGAAGTGACTGCTCTTGGTATTCAAGCGATTCTCTTGTTCGGCGTACCGGAACATAAGGATGCTCACGGTAGCTCGGCTTATGACGTGAACGGTATTGTACAACAGGCAACCCGCAAAATCAAAGAGTGGAATCCTCAGCTGCTGGTTATTGCTGACACCTGCCTGTGTCAATTCACAGACCACGGCCACTGCGGTATCGTTCATTATGATGAGGCTAAAGGGCGCGCTGAGGTGTTGAACGATCCGTCATTGGAGCTGCTCGTCAAAACAGCAGTATCCCAGGCCGAAGCCGGTGCGGATATCATTGCGCCATCGAACATGATGGACGGGTTCGTGTATGCGATCCGACAAGGCTTGGACGAAGCCGGTTATGAGCATGTGCCGATCATGTCTTATTCGGTCAAATATTCTTCTTCATTCTACGGACCGTTCCGCGATGCTGCTCATTCGGCTCCGCAGTTCGGTGACCGGAAGACATACCAGATGGATCCTGCAAACTCCCGCGAGGCTCTGCGAGAAGCGGAAGCCGATATCGCGGAAGGGGCAGACTTTCTCATGGTGAAGCCGGCGCTGGCATACATGGATATGATCCGGATGCTGCGCGACCGCTACGATCTGCCGATTGTCGCTTACAACGTCAGTGCCGAATATTCCATGGTGAAAGCCGCGTCGGCACAGGGCTGGATCGATGAGAAAGCTATCGTTATGGAAACGATGGTTGGCTTTAAGAGAGCTGGTGCGGATGTGATCATCACTTATTTTGCCAAGGACATCGCCCGTTGGCTCAGAGAAGAGTAAGCTCATCACTCATAATACGACCAAACGTTTGTCTTCCAAGCTGCGCTGCGGGGGACAAACGTTTTTTCGTCTTAGCCCGAACCTAACGTTTTTGATGTTTAATGAGGTCTTCGA
This genomic window contains:
- the hemC gene encoding hydroxymethylbilane synthase: MRKIVVGTRQSALALTQTGQVIDHLRELCEQAGIKADFELKKIVTKGDRILDVTLSKVGGKGLFVKEIEQALLDGEIDLAVHSMKDMPFELPEGLVIGAIPEREDPRDALITLGGRGIDELPMGAKVGTSSLRRSSQLQHHRPDLQIEPVRGNIDSRLRKLETEGFDAIVLAAAGLRRVGWEDRISAYLPPELCLPAVGQGALCLECRSDDKFVVDLLSEYRHEPTAIAVRAERSFLGRLNGGCQVPIGAYAQLGSVNNEGKPEIALTGMVGSPDGKQMLKETMTGTDPEELGLALAEALIAKGAAELLLIAGE
- the cobA gene encoding uroporphyrinogen-III C-methyltransferase, coding for MKKGVVYLVGAGPGDPKLITLRGLEAIQRADVVVYDRLASPRLLKHMKAGAEKIFVGKLPDKHMLKQEEINQLLVDLALQGKTVTRLKGGDPSVFGRVGEEAELLAENGIKFEIVPGITSAIAVPAYAGIPVTHRDFTSSFSIVTGHEYKNKTYSSVNWENLAQASGTLIFLMGVANLEHICTQLIQGGKSPKTPVAIIRWGTWMEQETLTGTLIDIVEKVRAANFQSPAVTIVGEVVKLRDKLAWFEHKPLFGRRILVTRARSQASDLVSQIDELGGEAVEFPVIRTQQTSDPGAQVLRDEAIGSLEQFDWVIFTSVNGVESFFQRMRELHKDIRSLAKARIAAVGPKTAEALEERGLMVETTPSRYQGDALPDALAGKLQPGQRVLLATANIARDVLPSKLKELGLHVTKIDVYETVLETDGGEDIIELLKQNKIHTATFTSSSTVTNLLYALKELGEQEPVELLRGCSIACIGPLTAQTASETGLHVDYIAEEATVSSLVASLYQQDGGE
- the hemB gene encoding porphobilinogen synthase, whose amino-acid sequence is MSFPLVRNRRLRTSHALRHLVREHAVSVHDLIYPIFVTHGSGIKEEISSMPGVYHLSMDRLEEEIREVTALGIQAILLFGVPEHKDAHGSSAYDVNGIVQQATRKIKEWNPQLLVIADTCLCQFTDHGHCGIVHYDEAKGRAEVLNDPSLELLVKTAVSQAEAGADIIAPSNMMDGFVYAIRQGLDEAGYEHVPIMSYSVKYSSSFYGPFRDAAHSAPQFGDRKTYQMDPANSREALREAEADIAEGADFLMVKPALAYMDMIRMLRDRYDLPIVAYNVSAEYSMVKAASAQGWIDEKAIVMETMVGFKRAGADVIITYFAKDIARWLREE